A genomic region of Halogeometricum rufum contains the following coding sequences:
- a CDS encoding alpha/beta fold hydrolase, with amino-acid sequence MRFSVHGDGDEDLLFVLGWGNEPDHEHVSWLLDRLGETYRVHAVTIPTNGWDFEDQYLAPVQSYYEDGDFDAVLSHSTGGLVAAHLAERVDDPPRNVFLSPWWGTAPNEGFESVVLPYVLRLPTARRLFTVDRDVSAIGDLKSEAEFEEGPRGVSPAFLRTVVDAQARLPAFREGDVVFCTLSDRVVGVRAIGDRTPAANLRAYDGGHEFFASSGREAVLDDVLAALDEGPAAVR; translated from the coding sequence ATCCGCTTTTCGGTCCACGGCGACGGCGACGAAGACCTGCTGTTCGTCCTCGGGTGGGGGAACGAACCCGACCACGAGCACGTCTCGTGGTTGCTGGACAGACTGGGCGAGACGTACCGCGTCCACGCCGTCACCATCCCGACGAACGGGTGGGACTTCGAGGACCAGTATCTCGCCCCCGTGCAGTCGTACTACGAGGACGGCGACTTCGACGCGGTGCTGAGTCACAGCACGGGCGGACTCGTCGCGGCACACCTCGCCGAACGCGTGGACGACCCCCCGCGGAACGTCTTCTTGAGTCCGTGGTGGGGGACGGCCCCGAACGAGGGGTTCGAGTCCGTGGTACTGCCGTACGTCCTGCGTCTCCCCACCGCGCGACGACTGTTCACGGTGGACCGCGACGTCTCGGCCATCGGGGACCTGAAGTCCGAAGCCGAGTTCGAGGAGGGGCCGCGGGGAGTCTCGCCCGCGTTCCTGCGGACCGTCGTGGACGCGCAGGCGAGACTGCCCGCGTTCCGCGAGGGCGACGTGGTGTTCTGCACCCTCTCGGACCGCGTCGTGGGCGTCCGCGCCATCGGCGACCGGACGCCCGCGGCCAACCTCCGCGCGTACGACGGCGGACACGAGTTCTTCGCCTCGTCCGGCCGGGAGGCGGTCCTCGACGACGTTCTCGCCGCCCTCGACGAGGGGCCGGCGGCCGTTCGGTGA
- the grpE gene encoding nucleotide exchange factor GrpE, whose translation MTDESPEGRVSESEDADAAAEAERNGEAEAVGAEATDGEMAGGEAMDDEAAEAGAEDGVSSRVAAYDEELADEVAELESRVARLETELAEKDEEADELQDRLKRTQADFQNYKKRAKKRQDQIRETATEDFVERVVTVRDNLVRALDQDEDADIRPGIESTLEEFDRILATEDVSTIDPEPGTDVDPTRHEVMMRVASDQPEGTVADVYQPGYEMAEKVIREAQITVSTGDEE comes from the coding sequence ATGACCGACGAGTCCCCCGAGGGCCGTGTTTCCGAGAGTGAAGACGCCGACGCCGCGGCAGAGGCGGAACGGAACGGGGAAGCCGAGGCCGTGGGCGCGGAGGCGACGGACGGCGAGATGGCGGGCGGCGAAGCGATGGACGACGAGGCCGCCGAGGCGGGCGCCGAAGACGGCGTCTCGTCGCGGGTCGCGGCGTACGACGAGGAACTCGCCGACGAGGTGGCCGAACTCGAGAGCCGCGTCGCGCGACTGGAGACCGAACTCGCCGAGAAGGACGAGGAGGCGGACGAACTCCAGGACCGACTCAAGCGGACGCAGGCGGACTTCCAGAACTACAAGAAGCGCGCGAAGAAGCGGCAGGACCAGATTCGCGAGACGGCCACCGAAGACTTCGTCGAACGCGTCGTCACCGTCCGCGACAACCTCGTCCGCGCCCTCGACCAGGACGAGGACGCCGACATCCGACCGGGTATCGAGTCCACTCTCGAAGAGTTCGACCGCATCCTCGCGACGGAGGACGTGTCGACCATCGACCCCGAACCGGGCACCGACGTGGACCCCACGCGTCACGAGGTGATGATGCGCGTCGCGAGCGACCAACCCGAGGGCACCGTCGCCGACGTCTACCAACCGGGTTACGAGATGGCCGAGAAAGTCATCCGCGAGGCGCAGATTACCGTCAGCACCGGCGACGAGGAGTAA
- a CDS encoding proteasome assembly chaperone family protein, whose translation MAKIDVLDDSVSLTEPTMVEGLPGVGLVGKIAADHLVEAFDMVHYANVYCQGVPKVAVYHEDDPSLSTPVRIYADEEHDMLVLQADVPIAPGAATELATCLSDWFDEMRVTPLFLSGLPTEKTDEVPALHAVAAGAGADRLADVGLDAPDEMGLISGPTGALLHHAIENERTAIGLVVESDPRFPDPEASRVVIKQGIEPLTGVEVPVENLVERAEEIRNAKEQLARRMQQADEESTQAQPLRMYQ comes from the coding sequence ATGGCCAAGATAGACGTCCTCGACGATAGCGTGTCGCTCACCGAACCGACGATGGTCGAAGGGTTGCCGGGCGTCGGTCTGGTCGGCAAGATAGCCGCCGACCACCTCGTGGAGGCGTTCGACATGGTGCACTACGCGAACGTCTACTGCCAGGGTGTCCCCAAGGTCGCCGTCTACCACGAGGACGACCCGTCGCTCTCGACGCCCGTCCGCATCTACGCCGACGAGGAGCACGACATGCTCGTCCTGCAGGCCGACGTGCCCATCGCGCCGGGGGCGGCGACGGAACTGGCTACCTGCCTCTCCGACTGGTTCGACGAGATGCGAGTCACCCCGCTGTTCCTCTCGGGCCTCCCGACGGAGAAGACGGACGAGGTGCCGGCGCTCCACGCCGTCGCCGCGGGCGCGGGCGCGGACCGACTCGCCGACGTCGGCCTCGACGCCCCCGACGAGATGGGCCTCATCTCCGGGCCGACGGGCGCGTTGCTGCACCACGCCATCGAGAACGAGCGCACGGCCATCGGGCTGGTCGTCGAGTCCGACCCGCGGTTCCCCGACCCGGAGGCGTCCCGCGTCGTCATCAAGCAGGGCATCGAACCGCTGACGGGCGTCGAGGTGCCGGTCGAGAACCTCGTCGAACGGGCCGAGGAGATTCGCAACGCGAAAGAACAGCTCGCGCGGCGGATGCAACAGGCCGACGAGGAGAGCACGCAGGCGCAACCGCTCCGGATGTATCAGTGA
- a CDS encoding RsmB/NOP family class I SAM-dependent RNA methyltransferase: MNPLERYAPLVDDEEAFFAACDRSLPSVVRVNTIKTTVDRARTALDAEDVGYEVTDWHPGVLKLDERGPGTTWPYFHGWLHGQEEVSALPALALDPDPGDVVWDACAAPGSKTTQLADLMDDTGVLVGNDNNLGRLSALRHNAERLGVSNLVVTNQDARNYSLKPFGEGTDDPAAVDAFDRALVDAPCSCEGTIRKNPDALDRWTMNHVHSVAGIQKGILRRAVQATRPGGTVVYSTCTFAPEENEAVLDHVLGEEDCELVEWDTPEGFETAPGVTEWEDDEYDPSVELAHRVYPHHNDTGGFFCAKLEVTA, translated from the coding sequence ATGAACCCCTTAGAGCGGTACGCGCCGCTCGTGGACGACGAGGAGGCGTTCTTCGCCGCCTGCGACCGGTCGCTCCCCTCGGTCGTCCGCGTCAACACCATCAAGACGACGGTGGACCGCGCGCGTACGGCACTCGACGCCGAAGACGTCGGCTACGAGGTCACCGACTGGCACCCCGGCGTGCTGAAACTCGACGAACGCGGCCCCGGGACGACGTGGCCCTACTTCCACGGCTGGCTCCACGGGCAGGAGGAGGTGTCCGCCCTCCCGGCACTCGCACTCGACCCCGACCCGGGCGACGTGGTCTGGGACGCCTGCGCCGCCCCGGGGAGCAAGACGACGCAACTTGCCGACCTGATGGACGACACCGGCGTCCTCGTCGGCAACGACAACAACCTCGGCCGCCTGTCGGCGCTTCGGCACAACGCCGAACGCCTCGGCGTGAGCAACCTCGTCGTGACGAATCAGGACGCGCGGAACTACTCGCTGAAGCCGTTCGGCGAGGGGACGGACGACCCCGCCGCCGTCGACGCCTTCGACCGGGCCCTCGTGGACGCCCCCTGCTCCTGCGAGGGGACGATTCGGAAGAACCCCGACGCCCTCGACCGGTGGACGATGAACCACGTCCACAGCGTCGCCGGCATCCAGAAGGGCATCCTGCGCCGCGCCGTGCAGGCGACCCGTCCCGGCGGCACCGTCGTCTACTCGACGTGCACGTTCGCGCCCGAGGAGAACGAGGCGGTTCTGGACCACGTCCTCGGCGAGGAGGACTGCGAACTCGTCGAGTGGGACACCCCCGAGGGGTTCGAGACGGCCCCCGGCGTGACCGAGTGGGAGGACGACGAGTACGACCCGTCGGTCGAACTCGCCCACCGCGTCTACCCGCACCACAACGACACGGGCGGGTTCTTCTGCGCGAAACTGGAGGTGACGGCATGA
- a CDS encoding DUF7122 family protein — protein sequence MSDERSGEDEVGAETTDQTPENDGQRFDRLPATAAERVVAGRPTREEVVEWWEQRYGVPPETWDGHTFWEKGNGKIWAFAADVPSPSPVEGLGLRILRARQEHWKPSTNAVQRFCGEATENVVVLDDEEAERFVRGEDQELERWDGDWGYLVAAHEFEGATEPIGVGLYLHGELRSTVPKGRQEDLS from the coding sequence ATGAGCGACGAACGGAGCGGCGAGGACGAAGTCGGCGCGGAGACGACGGACCAGACGCCCGAGAACGACGGCCAGCGCTTCGACCGCCTCCCCGCGACGGCCGCCGAGCGCGTCGTCGCCGGGCGACCAACCCGCGAGGAAGTCGTCGAGTGGTGGGAGCAACGGTACGGCGTCCCCCCGGAGACGTGGGACGGACACACGTTCTGGGAGAAGGGCAACGGGAAGATATGGGCGTTCGCGGCGGACGTCCCCTCGCCCTCGCCCGTCGAGGGACTCGGCCTGCGAATCCTCCGCGCTCGTCAGGAACACTGGAAGCCCTCGACGAACGCCGTCCAGCGGTTCTGCGGCGAGGCGACCGAGAACGTCGTCGTCCTCGACGACGAGGAGGCCGAGCGGTTCGTGCGCGGCGAGGACCAGGAACTCGAACGGTGGGACGGCGACTGGGGCTACCTCGTCGCCGCCCACGAGTTTGAGGGCGCGACGGAGCCCATCGGCGTCGGCCTCTACCTCCACGGCGAACTGCGCTCGACGGTGCCGAAGGGGCGGCAAGAGGACCTCTCCTGA
- a CDS encoding HalOD1 output domain-containing protein: protein MDIERTSGGEVHSPNDSETDESVTSRLLHCVAALRGVDVVDLPPLGRTVDPEALDALFPPNGDGACSLSLWFAETRVTVDENGDVWANLPEEEG, encoded by the coding sequence ATGGACATAGAACGCACCTCCGGCGGCGAGGTCCACTCGCCGAACGACAGTGAGACAGACGAGAGCGTCACGTCTCGACTGCTGCACTGCGTGGCGGCGCTCAGAGGCGTCGACGTAGTCGACCTGCCACCGCTGGGACGGACGGTGGACCCCGAAGCCCTCGACGCACTGTTCCCGCCGAACGGAGACGGCGCGTGTTCGCTCAGCCTGTGGTTCGCCGAGACGCGGGTGACGGTCGACGAGAACGGCGACGTGTGGGCGAACCTGCCGGAAGAAGAGGGCTGA
- a CDS encoding DUF7344 domain-containing protein: MSRESEVQWDTILGTLADEQRRRVYRRVVETDGPTSLDELVRYLAGGRDADAAELARTRARLHHVHLPKLADADLVSWDGGDRVSQGVFSDYISPDVASPPSTVCAGSMGGADD; this comes from the coding sequence ATGAGCAGGGAGAGCGAAGTTCAGTGGGACACGATTCTCGGGACGCTGGCGGACGAACAGCGACGACGCGTCTACCGGCGCGTCGTGGAAACGGACGGACCGACGTCGCTCGACGAACTCGTCCGGTATCTGGCGGGTGGACGGGACGCCGACGCCGCCGAACTGGCGCGCACCCGGGCGCGACTCCACCACGTCCACCTCCCCAAGTTGGCCGACGCGGACCTCGTCTCGTGGGACGGTGGCGACCGTGTCTCTCAGGGCGTCTTCTCGGACTATATCTCTCCGGACGTCGCGTCGCCGCCCTCGACCGTTTGCGCCGGAAGCATGGGAGGAGCGGATGACTGA
- a CDS encoding helix-turn-helix domain-containing protein, with translation MVVIAEFTIDSDEFILGQVLARHPGTHVEMERIVPASGRVMPYIWMHGPDFGAFEESVRSSDYVRQLKTLDVVGDRALYRVEWEADIESLLYGMAETDATILEARGDESWFFRIRFDDHSGLTAFHNFCSENDITFTLNRVYTLADEQPDGYAFELTDAQRNALVTAVEGGYFEVPRRTTLTDVGEKLGISEQSASENVRRGANSVLTKVLLPRSADDFK, from the coding sequence ATGGTCGTCATCGCCGAGTTTACTATCGACTCCGACGAGTTCATCCTCGGACAGGTTCTCGCTCGCCACCCGGGGACCCACGTCGAGATGGAGCGTATCGTCCCCGCGTCGGGCCGGGTCATGCCGTACATCTGGATGCACGGCCCGGATTTCGGGGCGTTCGAGGAGTCGGTTCGCTCCAGCGACTACGTCCGCCAACTCAAGACGCTCGACGTCGTCGGCGACAGAGCGCTCTACCGCGTCGAGTGGGAGGCCGACATCGAGAGTCTCCTCTACGGGATGGCGGAGACGGACGCGACGATTCTGGAAGCCCGCGGCGACGAGAGCTGGTTCTTCCGCATCCGGTTCGACGACCACTCCGGACTGACGGCGTTCCACAACTTCTGTTCGGAGAACGACATCACGTTCACGCTCAACCGGGTGTACACGCTGGCCGACGAGCAACCGGACGGGTACGCGTTCGAACTGACCGACGCCCAGCGGAACGCACTCGTCACCGCCGTCGAGGGAGGATACTTCGAGGTTCCGCGGCGGACGACGCTCACCGACGTCGGCGAGAAACTGGGCATCTCCGAACAGTCCGCCTCGGAGAACGTCCGCCGCGGCGCGAACAGTGTACTGACCAAGGTGTTGCTTCCACGCTCGGCCGATGACTTCAAATAG
- a CDS encoding DUF790 family protein — MLTKDLLRVSRAGGGYHPQFVGRESRPLAARVLGVYQGHVGEPRHRLDDALSSLEREADDFKLVRGFAALLDREATFEVSAPLPPVRVRRATFEEAEAAGVPTTEAARTAVVERVADRLGTDSAAVERSLYADREVNEVLTEFDARWSPDSLLTQYDLSLAQTALFDATEVRVRSSDPKRLVSAVKRLGLMYEIRRDGETRELVVTGPDALFRRTRRYGTVFARLLRTVAGTAEWRLTATIDDRGTERELTLSDADVSVPDVEPVTEPTYDSGVEADFAARFEGLDLDWDLVREPEPLAAGARAMIPDFAFVYRPGDDDADIGASGDESPFRVFFEIMGFWTPEYVEKKLDQFATVDDDVELVVAVDESLAVAEDVAELDHRVVTYSGSVRVKDVVDVLRAYEAELVAAAAAALPAELSPDADAVSLSALADSYGVSEDALDAVSFPDHELVGRTLVRPAVLDAIGDELDAGTSLSDAEELLTARGLTDASAVLSRLGYRVEWEGLGGGTLRRKE; from the coding sequence GTGCTGACGAAGGACCTCCTCCGCGTCTCCCGGGCGGGCGGCGGCTACCACCCGCAGTTCGTGGGCCGGGAGTCGCGGCCCCTCGCCGCGCGCGTCCTCGGCGTCTATCAGGGGCACGTCGGCGAACCCCGCCACCGCCTCGACGACGCCCTCTCGTCGCTGGAACGCGAGGCGGACGACTTCAAACTCGTCCGCGGGTTCGCCGCCCTCCTCGACAGGGAGGCGACGTTCGAGGTGTCGGCCCCCCTCCCGCCCGTCCGGGTCCGCCGGGCGACGTTCGAGGAGGCGGAGGCCGCCGGGGTGCCGACGACGGAAGCGGCGCGAACGGCCGTCGTCGAACGCGTCGCGGACCGCCTCGGAACCGACTCGGCGGCCGTCGAGCGGTCGCTGTACGCCGACCGGGAGGTCAACGAGGTGCTGACGGAGTTCGACGCGCGGTGGTCGCCCGACTCGCTCCTGACGCAGTACGACCTCTCGCTCGCGCAGACGGCGCTGTTCGACGCCACTGAGGTCCGCGTCCGCAGTTCCGACCCGAAGCGCCTCGTCTCGGCGGTCAAGCGCCTCGGCCTGATGTACGAGATTCGCCGCGACGGCGAGACGCGCGAACTCGTCGTCACCGGCCCCGACGCGCTGTTCCGTCGGACGCGTCGCTACGGGACGGTGTTCGCGCGTCTGCTCCGGACCGTCGCCGGGACGGCCGAGTGGCGGTTGACGGCGACCATCGACGACCGGGGCACCGAACGCGAACTGACGCTCTCGGACGCCGACGTGTCGGTGCCGGACGTCGAACCGGTGACCGAACCCACGTACGACAGCGGGGTGGAGGCCGACTTCGCCGCGCGGTTCGAGGGGCTGGACCTCGACTGGGACCTCGTGCGGGAACCCGAACCGCTCGCGGCGGGCGCGCGGGCGATGATTCCCGACTTCGCGTTCGTCTACCGTCCCGGCGACGACGACGCTGATATCGGCGCGTCGGGCGACGAATCTCCCTTCCGCGTCTTCTTCGAGATAATGGGCTTCTGGACGCCCGAATACGTCGAGAAGAAACTCGACCAGTTCGCCACCGTCGACGACGACGTCGAACTCGTCGTCGCCGTCGACGAGTCGCTGGCAGTCGCGGAGGACGTGGCCGAACTCGACCACCGCGTCGTCACCTACTCGGGGTCCGTCCGGGTGAAGGACGTGGTGGACGTCCTCCGCGCCTACGAGGCGGAGTTGGTCGCGGCGGCGGCCGCGGCGTTGCCGGCCGAACTCTCCCCGGACGCCGACGCGGTGTCGCTCTCGGCCCTCGCCGACTCGTACGGCGTGAGCGAGGACGCTCTCGACGCGGTGTCGTTCCCCGACCACGAACTCGTCGGACGGACGCTCGTCCGGCCCGCGGTGCTGGACGCTATCGGCGACGAACTCGACGCCGGCACGTCGCTGTCGGACGCCGAGGAACTGCTGACGGCGCGTGGACTCACGGACGCCTCCGCGGTCCTCTCCCGCCTCGGCTATCGCGTCGAGTGGGAGGGACTGGGCGGCGGGACGCTCAGACGGAAGGAGTGA
- a CDS encoding proline-rich domain-containing protein, producing METRRAVLSALSASVLALLGGCLGSPPRGTGPRRPPDPPAGQSRRTPDRPDLYVETFDFEATESGALRVFGDVGNRGGVERSATVRVRATVGGETYTRETTLSVQPGETASFSVTLSVSQEAFLRGGELDVSLV from the coding sequence ATGGAGACTCGCCGCGCCGTCCTCTCCGCCCTCTCGGCGAGCGTCCTCGCCCTCCTCGGCGGGTGTCTCGGGTCGCCCCCGCGCGGGACGGGCCCCCGACGCCCGCCGGACCCGCCCGCGGGGCAGTCCCGCCGGACGCCGGACAGGCCCGACCTGTACGTGGAGACGTTCGACTTCGAGGCGACCGAGAGCGGTGCCCTCCGCGTGTTCGGCGACGTGGGCAACCGCGGCGGCGTCGAACGCTCGGCCACCGTCCGAGTGCGCGCGACCGTCGGGGGCGAGACGTACACCCGCGAGACGACGCTGTCGGTGCAACCGGGCGAGACGGCGTCGTTCTCGGTGACGCTGTCGGTGTCGCAGGAGGCGTTCCTCCGCGGCGGCGAACTCGACGTGAGCCTCGTCTGA
- a CDS encoding DEAD/DEAH box helicase, translating into MLTLTFEDGTVRVGGLDESAVAAAALPGVTWDDRGLVARAPAHRYADLRAELDARDLAYEDRVRPATRLDLSHAYDLRDYQQHALDAWRENGDRGVLELPTGAGKTVVAVAAIAALGVPTLVVVPTVDLLDQWRRELATEFDVPVGQFGGGEQTQEAVTVSTYDSAYLRAEDVGGDFGLVVFDEVHHLGGEGYRDVARLLTAPARLGLTATFERPDGAHEAVAELVGPKVYDLTVEELAGEHLADYEVRRVEVNLTPEERDRYEEAQGTFVDYLKRSNLSFSSGADYRKLVMRSGSDPRAREALLAKQRARRIMMNADEKVETLGRLLDRHRDDRVIVFTAHTDLVYRLSERYLLPAITSETGAAERRELLERFRDGTYSRVVTANVLDEGVDVPDANVAVLLAGSGSEREFTQRLGRILRPKTDGRTAILYELVSAETAEERVADRRR; encoded by the coding sequence GTGCTCACGCTGACGTTCGAGGACGGGACGGTCCGCGTCGGCGGCCTTGACGAGTCCGCCGTCGCCGCCGCGGCCCTCCCGGGCGTGACGTGGGACGACCGCGGACTCGTCGCCCGCGCGCCGGCCCACCGCTACGCCGACCTCCGCGCCGAACTCGACGCCCGGGACCTCGCCTACGAGGACCGCGTCCGCCCGGCGACGCGTCTGGACCTCTCGCACGCCTACGACCTGCGCGACTACCAGCAGCACGCACTCGACGCGTGGCGCGAGAACGGCGACCGCGGCGTCCTCGAACTGCCGACCGGGGCCGGAAAGACCGTCGTCGCCGTCGCGGCCATCGCCGCACTCGGCGTCCCCACCCTCGTCGTCGTCCCGACGGTGGACCTCCTCGACCAGTGGCGACGCGAGTTGGCGACGGAGTTCGACGTGCCCGTCGGGCAGTTCGGCGGCGGCGAACAGACGCAGGAGGCCGTCACCGTCTCGACGTACGACTCCGCCTATCTGCGCGCCGAGGACGTCGGCGGCGACTTCGGCCTCGTCGTCTTCGACGAGGTGCACCACCTCGGCGGCGAGGGCTACCGCGACGTGGCCCGACTGCTGACCGCACCCGCCCGCCTCGGCCTGACGGCGACGTTCGAACGGCCGGACGGCGCACACGAGGCCGTCGCCGAACTCGTCGGGCCGAAGGTGTACGACCTGACGGTAGAGGAGTTGGCGGGCGAACACCTCGCCGACTACGAGGTGCGGCGCGTCGAGGTGAACCTCACGCCCGAGGAACGCGACCGGTACGAGGAGGCGCAGGGGACGTTCGTGGACTACCTCAAGCGGTCGAACCTCTCCTTCTCATCGGGGGCGGACTACCGGAAACTCGTGATGCGGTCGGGGTCGGACCCGCGGGCGCGGGAGGCACTCCTCGCGAAGCAACGCGCCCGGCGCATCATGATGAACGCCGACGAGAAGGTGGAGACGCTGGGTCGCCTCCTCGATAGACACCGCGACGACCGGGTCATCGTCTTCACCGCGCACACGGACCTCGTCTACCGCCTCTCCGAGCGCTACCTGCTCCCGGCGATAACCAGCGAGACGGGCGCGGCGGAGCGACGCGAACTGCTGGAGCGCTTCCGCGACGGGACGTACTCGCGCGTCGTCACGGCGAACGTGCTGGACGAGGGGGTGGACGTGCCCGACGCGAACGTCGCCGTCCTCCTCGCCGGCAGCGGGTCCGAACGCGAGTTCACCCAGCGGTTGGGGCGCATCCTCCGCCCGAAGACCGACGGGAGGACCGCGATACTGTACGAACTCGTCAGCGCCGAGACCGCAGAGGAACGGGTGGCCGACCGCCGCCGGTGA
- a CDS encoding DUF5789 family protein — protein sequence MADNKSGRDKQARDAERRQRERDIDAELERGDEVQPPVDAGELGDLEAELEVLTFPATGRDIVAAVGDRTIESVEESYTLGELIPETDEETFDSPDAVRVLVQRPTVAAAMKRIVEASKTLSNTEFSWSQRKAYETTFEELEAIDADDDDEGIRAISDWVTEQIHDKEKLPSSRGVRRQAAKFCRANGYQVRNDEWLGI from the coding sequence ATGGCAGACAACAAGAGCGGCCGAGACAAGCAAGCACGAGACGCCGAGCGACGCCAACGAGAGCGCGATATAGACGCAGAGCTGGAGCGCGGCGACGAAGTACAGCCACCGGTCGACGCTGGGGAACTCGGCGATCTGGAGGCGGAACTCGAAGTGCTGACGTTCCCGGCGACGGGACGCGATATCGTCGCGGCGGTCGGCGACCGAACGATCGAATCGGTCGAGGAGAGCTACACTCTCGGGGAACTAATACCGGAGACGGACGAGGAGACGTTCGACTCCCCGGACGCCGTCCGAGTGCTGGTCCAACGACCGACAGTTGCCGCGGCGATGAAACGGATCGTGGAAGCCAGCAAGACGCTCTCGAATACGGAGTTCAGTTGGTCACAGCGCAAAGCGTACGAGACGACGTTCGAGGAACTCGAAGCGATCGACGCCGACGACGACGACGAAGGGATTCGAGCCATCAGCGACTGGGTCACCGAGCAGATCCACGACAAAGAGAAGCTCCCGTCGTCCCGAGGGGTACGCCGTCAGGCGGCGAAGTTCTGCCGGGCCAACGGATATCAGGTTCGGAACGACGAGTGGCTCGGAATATAG
- a CDS encoding sulfite exporter TauE/SafE family protein → MATQDTHVDPAQFLANLRAFRYREVTMALAALAVLAGAVVLFPGAANVTKGVQADVGAATLALFVVVAVLAGAIKGMLGFGYALVATPIFASVIDPTLAVVVLAVPPWMINMFQIGETDTGLAFVREEWALMLLAGVGAVLGVFFLAEFSAGPIVPFLIGLVILGYVLFQLLGNFVTVEEAHHPVALSTAGFLEGFLLAVSNLGPLLPAYFHTFERDAERYIGGLSMVLGLVFTVRIVQMALFTGLLTAYRLWLGCVVAVVTLVGLLGGTYLRRVEVDERRFNWFVVGLLFVISLNIFRKTIPALFL, encoded by the coding sequence ATGGCCACACAGGACACGCACGTCGACCCGGCACAGTTCCTCGCCAACCTCCGCGCGTTCCGCTACCGCGAGGTGACGATGGCGCTCGCGGCACTCGCCGTCCTCGCGGGCGCCGTCGTCCTCTTCCCCGGCGCGGCGAACGTCACGAAGGGAGTTCAGGCGGACGTCGGCGCGGCGACCCTCGCCCTGTTCGTCGTCGTCGCCGTCCTCGCGGGGGCGATAAAGGGGATGCTCGGGTTCGGGTACGCGCTGGTCGCCACGCCCATCTTCGCGTCGGTCATCGACCCGACGCTCGCCGTCGTCGTCCTCGCCGTCCCGCCGTGGATGATAAACATGTTCCAGATCGGCGAGACCGACACGGGACTGGCGTTCGTCCGCGAGGAGTGGGCGCTGATGCTCCTGGCCGGCGTCGGCGCCGTCCTCGGCGTCTTCTTCCTCGCCGAGTTCAGCGCCGGTCCCATCGTCCCGTTCCTCATCGGCCTCGTCATCCTCGGCTACGTCCTGTTCCAACTGCTGGGGAACTTCGTCACCGTCGAGGAGGCGCACCACCCGGTCGCCCTCTCCACCGCGGGCTTCTTGGAGGGATTCCTCTTGGCCGTCTCGAACCTCGGACCGCTCCTGCCCGCCTACTTCCACACGTTCGAACGCGACGCCGAGCGCTACATCGGCGGCCTGTCGATGGTGCTCGGCCTCGTCTTCACCGTCCGCATCGTCCAGATGGCGCTGTTCACCGGCCTCCTGACGGCCTACCGACTGTGGCTCGGGTGCGTCGTCGCCGTGGTGACGCTGGTCGGCCTCCTCGGAGGGACGTACCTCCGGCGCGTCGAGGTGGACGAACGGCGGTTCAACTGGTTCGTCGTCGGTCTCCTGTTCGTCATCTCGCTCAACATCTTCCGGAAGACGATACCCGCGCTGTTCCTCTGA